From Candidatus Binatia bacterium:
CGACATCGTGGACGTGGTGCGCGAGGAGGCCACGGAGGACATCCAGAAAATCGGCGGTACCGCGGCCTTCGACGAGCCCTACCTGCGCCTCAGCGTGAAGGAGATGATCATCAAGCGGGCGGGTTGGCTCTCGGTCCTCTTCCTGGGCGAGAGCATGACGGCCGCCACGATGGGCTACTTCGAGCAAGAGATCGCGCGTGCCGTGGTGCTCGCGCTGTTCGTTCCGCTCGTGATCTCGAGCGGCGGCAACTCCGGAGGGCAGGCCACGACCCTGGTGATCCGCGCCATGTCGCTCGGCGAGGTGCGGCTGCGCGACTGGTGGCACGTGATGCGGCGCGAGATCCTTTCGGGGCTTGGGCTCGGCACCATTCTCGCCGTGATCGGAATCGTTCGCATCATGGTATGGCAGGCGATCTTCCACTCGTATGGCGAGCACCATATGCTCATCGCGCTGACGGTTGCCGTGAGCCTGGTCGGCGTGGTGATGTGGGGAACTCTGGTGGGCTCGATGCTCCCCTTCATCCTCCGGCGCCTGGGCCTCGACCCCGCGACCGCATCGGCACCGTTCGTCGCGACCCTCGTCGACGTGACCGGGCTGATCATCTACTTCTCGGCGGCGCGGGTGTTCCTGGGGGGCGTGCTTCTCTAAGCCGGACCACGATGCGCAACATGCCCTGGGGCATGTTCACTCGGCTGGGAAGCGCTGACCGTCCACGGAAGCGTCAAGGTCCGTTACCCGCGCTGGCGCGCGTGAAATGGACGTCACTCGTCATCAAGCGAAGACACCATCTCAGCGCGCGTTGATCCCGGCGAGAACGGACATGCCCCGGGGCATGTTCACGTATATATTAACTTGCGCCGGATCGGTCTGAATGGGAATTGCGTCGACACGCGGCTCGTCGGGGCGCTCCGGACCGCTGCCGGCAACCTACGGAACGAAGACGGTTTCTCCCGCCTGTTCCTCGGCGTGGAAGCTGGAACGAACGAGGGGACCGGACGCGACCTGGCGGATGCCGAGGGACAGGCCGTACTCGCGGTAGTGGCGGAATTCGTCGGGGTGGACGTAACGCTCCAGCGGCAGGTGCGATCCTGACGGCGGGAGGTACTGCCCCACGGTGACCATCGAGACGCCGTGGTCATGCAGGTCGCGCAGCAATTCGTCGACTTCTTCCTGCGTCTCCCCCACGCCGACCATCACCCCCGACTTCGCGGGGATGCCCGGGGTCCAGGTCGCCACGTTCTTCAACAGCTGCAGCGAGCGCTCGTAGCGGCCCGCGGGGCGCACCCGCTTGTACAGCCGCTTCACCGTTTCCATGTTGTGATTCAGGACGTCCGGCCTGGCGTCGAGCACGGTGCGCAGCGCGTCCTCGTCGCCGAGGAAGTCGGGAATCAGCACCTCGACACGCGCCCCGGGAATCGCTCCGTGAATCGCGCGGATCGTCTCGGCGAAGTGCGCGGCACCGCCGTCCGGCAGCTCGTCGCGATTCACCGACGTGACCACGATGTAATGGAGCCCGAGCCGCCGCGAGGCGTCGGCGACGCGCGCGGGCTCTTCGGGGTCCACGGGAAGCGGCTTCCCATTTCGAATATCGCAGAAGGGGCAGGAGCGCGTGCAGACGTTGCCCAGGATCAGGAACGTCGCGGTGTGCCGC
This genomic window contains:
- the lipA gene encoding lipoyl synthase, which translates into the protein MSEIRREEGSGAASVPGPIASDVPRHPISGTAISLTLPSDRRVQAGEKRKPLRPYERQSGEPLPVRRPDWLRARIPTGRNYLETKSILRTLDLHTVCESANCPNIGDCFSRHTATFLILGNVCTRSCPFCDIRNGKPLPVDPEEPARVADASRRLGLHYIVVTSVNRDELPDGGAAHFAETIRAIHGAIPGARVEVLIPDFLGDEDALRTVLDARPDVLNHNMETVKRLYKRVRPAGRYERSLQLLKNVATWTPGIPAKSGVMVGVGETQEEVDELLRDLHDHGVSMVTVGQYLPPSGSHLPLERYVHPDEFRHYREYGLSLGIRQVASGPLVRSSFHAEEQAGETVFVP